A genomic region of Tigriopus californicus strain San Diego chromosome 1, Tcal_SD_v2.1, whole genome shotgun sequence contains the following coding sequences:
- the LOC131881393 gene encoding corticotropin-releasing factor-binding protein-like: MQNISMQLAFSFLIASSSWWVATVSSASYVPFNQRFTSLPGVRALPNTRIQAKRSGGGPHTNHLPQNSLTEESELKSHWITECMTVASQPGHYIYQSNGEASTCGVYLAANPDQLVEIELEETDVPCDGSLLVVLDGWELNGSIFPDINDHELPMAYRVTEMCNERMPRKRRFISSQNAALIQYLIPTKGKGFSFRVRFLPNPVPCNILMSDMEGLFTMKNLGQAKNCSLTTLLFPANFEIKRMEIGGSRKTCRDCVDKVEIGGSSSLDSAQLVTKETFCECDAAKVHGKKSTILCGSSTVRMVSSEGSENTLSIWARPADFGNDLDFDKNIIFMCPEYMKYME, translated from the exons ATGCAAAATATCTCGATGCAGTTGGCATTCTCATTTTTGATTGCATCGAGTTCATGGTGGGTGGCTACAGTCTCATCCGCCTCCTATGTCCCATTCAACCAG CGCTTCACTTCTTTACCAGGTGTCCGAGCTCTTCCCAATACTAGAATTCAGGCCAAGCGATCGGGGGGTGGTCCGCATACCAATCACCTGCCTCAAAATTCATTAACAGAGGAATCCGAGCTCAAGTCCCACTGGATTACTG AATGTATGACGGTGGCTTCTCAACCTGGGCATTACATTTATCAGTCGAATGGCGAGGCTTCCACTTGTGGCGTGTATCTTGCAGCTAATCCCGACCAACTCGTGGAAATCGAGCTCGAAGAGACCGACGTTCCCTGTGATGGATCTTTGTTGGTG GTTCTCGATGGATGGGAGTTAAATGGAAGCATTTTTCCTGATATCAACGACCATGAACTGCCAATGGCATATAGGGTTACTGAAATGTGCAACGAACGAATGCCAAGGAAACGCAG GTTTATATCCAGTCAAAATGCGGCGCTCATTCAATACTTGATTCCCACAAAAGGCAAAGGATTTTCATTCCGGGTCCGCTTCTTGCCGAATCCCGTTC CCTGCAACATTCTCATGTCGGACATGGAAGGGTTGTTTACGATGAAGAACTTGGGACAAGCTAAAAATTGCTCGTTGACGACTTTATTGTTCCCCGCTAATTTTGAGATCAAGCGCATGGAAATTGGCGGCAGTCGGAAAACA TGTCGAGATTGTGTGGATAAAGTGGAAATTGGAGGATCCTCGTCCCTAGATTCGGCTCAATTGGTAACCAAGGAAACCTTTTGCGAATGCGACGCTGCTAAAGTTCATGGCAAA AAATCAACCATACTTTGCGGTTCATCCACTGTAAGAATGGTCTCGAGCGAAGGGAGCGAGAATACCTTATCCATTTGGGCCCGACCAGCGGACTTCGGAAACGACCTGGACTTTGACAAGAACATCATCTTCATGTGTCCAGAATACATGAAGTACATGGAGTAG
- the LOC131880976 gene encoding innexin inx3-like isoform X2 yields MAVMGLLMPVAGLIKVRYRGAKADIDSPFFKLHYRTSATFCFISCLLVTANDLIGSTIDCISGTIPGNVLNTYCWIMSTFSVPSKPGGVHGEDYAYQGVEPLGDPNDRVIHAYYQWVPFVLFFQGLLFYFPHWLWKTFEDRKLDKITSGLRGRTLSLDERKDQCSILVKYVTETFHMHNFYAFKYFICDILNFINVIVQIYMINAFLGGVFMAYGSDVLYWSESASETRTDPMIDVFPRITKCNFYKYGPSGTIERHDAMCVLALNIINEKIYVFLWFWYIILAVMTSLYLLYVLAVVAVPSMRRVMVERNAKFDIKEKMDILMRKAQMGDWFVIFLLSKNLDSILFKEFIVQLADKLKTDA; encoded by the exons ATGGCTGTGATGGGATTGTTGATGCCTGTGGCGGGCCTGATCAAG GTCCGCTACCGTGGCGCCAAAGCGGATATCGATTCGCCATTCTTCAAGTTGCACTATCGCACGTCAGCCACGTTTTGCTTCATCAGTTGTCTTCTGGTCACTGCCAACGATCTCATTGGTTCCACCATTGACTGTATCAGTGGCACCATCCCTGGCAATGTTCTCAATACATATTGTTGGATTATGTCCACTTTCTCCGTGCCGAGTAAACCGGGTGGTGTCCACGGCGAAGACTATGCCTATCAGGGTGTGGAGCCCCTTGGAGATCCCAATGATCGAGTGATTCATGCCTATTATCAGTGGGTGCCATTTGTCTTGTTCTTCCAAGGGTTGCTCTTCTATTTCCCCCATTGGCTTTGGAAGACGTTCGAGGACcgcaaattggacaaaatcaCCAGCGGACTTCGCGGTCGGACACTCTCGTTGGATGAACGCAAGGACCAATGCTCGATCTTGGTCAAATATGTCACGGAAACGTTTCACATGCATAACTTCTATGCATTCAAATACTTCATTTGCGATATACTAAACTTCATCAATGTCATCGTTCAGATCTACATGATCAACGCCTTCCTTGGCGGAGTATTCATGGCTTATGGTTCGGATGTCTTGTATTGGTCAGAAAGTGCGTCTGAAACCCGCACTGATCCCATGATTGATGTCTTCCCAAG AATCACAAAGTGCAACTTCTACAAATATGGTCCTTCTGGAACGATCGAGAGACATGATGCCATGTGCGTTCTGGCCTTAAACATCATCAACGAGAAGATTTACGTGTTCCTTTGGTTTTGGTACATTATCTTGGCCGTCATGACCTCCCTCTACCTTCTGTATGTTCTGGCCGTGGTCGCTGTTCCCTCCATGCGACGAGTTATGGTGGAgagaaatgccaaatttgacatCAAG GAAAAGATGGATATTCTCATGCGCAAAGCCCAAATGGGGGATTggtttgtcattttcttgttaAGCAAGAACTTGGACTCTATTCTCTTCAAGGAGTTCATCGTCCAATTGGCCGATAAACTCAAAACTGACGCATAG
- the LOC131880976 gene encoding innexin inx3-like isoform X1: protein MAVMGLLMPVAGLIKVRYRGAKADIDSPFFKLHYRTSATFCFISCLLVTANDLIGSTIDCISGTIPGNVLNTYCWIMSTFSVPSKPGGVHGEDYAYQGVEPLGDPNDRVIHAYYQWVPFVLFFQGLLFYFPHWLWKTFEDRKLDKITSGLRGRTLSLDERKDQCSILVKYVTETFHMHNFYAFKYFICDILNFINVIVQIYMINAFLGGVFMAYGSDVLYWSESASETRTDPMIDVFPRITKCNFYKYGPSGTIERHDAMCVLALNIINEKIYVFLWFWYIILAVMTSLYLLYVLAVVAVPSMRRVMVERNAKFDIKLNRDKALKQKEKMDILMRKAQMGDWFVIFLLSKNLDSILFKEFIVQLADKLKTDA, encoded by the exons ATGGCTGTGATGGGATTGTTGATGCCTGTGGCGGGCCTGATCAAG GTCCGCTACCGTGGCGCCAAAGCGGATATCGATTCGCCATTCTTCAAGTTGCACTATCGCACGTCAGCCACGTTTTGCTTCATCAGTTGTCTTCTGGTCACTGCCAACGATCTCATTGGTTCCACCATTGACTGTATCAGTGGCACCATCCCTGGCAATGTTCTCAATACATATTGTTGGATTATGTCCACTTTCTCCGTGCCGAGTAAACCGGGTGGTGTCCACGGCGAAGACTATGCCTATCAGGGTGTGGAGCCCCTTGGAGATCCCAATGATCGAGTGATTCATGCCTATTATCAGTGGGTGCCATTTGTCTTGTTCTTCCAAGGGTTGCTCTTCTATTTCCCCCATTGGCTTTGGAAGACGTTCGAGGACcgcaaattggacaaaatcaCCAGCGGACTTCGCGGTCGGACACTCTCGTTGGATGAACGCAAGGACCAATGCTCGATCTTGGTCAAATATGTCACGGAAACGTTTCACATGCATAACTTCTATGCATTCAAATACTTCATTTGCGATATACTAAACTTCATCAATGTCATCGTTCAGATCTACATGATCAACGCCTTCCTTGGCGGAGTATTCATGGCTTATGGTTCGGATGTCTTGTATTGGTCAGAAAGTGCGTCTGAAACCCGCACTGATCCCATGATTGATGTCTTCCCAAG AATCACAAAGTGCAACTTCTACAAATATGGTCCTTCTGGAACGATCGAGAGACATGATGCCATGTGCGTTCTGGCCTTAAACATCATCAACGAGAAGATTTACGTGTTCCTTTGGTTTTGGTACATTATCTTGGCCGTCATGACCTCCCTCTACCTTCTGTATGTTCTGGCCGTGGTCGCTGTTCCCTCCATGCGACGAGTTATGGTGGAgagaaatgccaaatttgacatCAAG CTTAACAGAGACAAGGCTTTGAAGCAGAAG GAAAAGATGGATATTCTCATGCGCAAAGCCCAAATGGGGGATTggtttgtcattttcttgttaAGCAAGAACTTGGACTCTATTCTCTTCAAGGAGTTCATCGTCCAATTGGCCGATAAACTCAAAACTGACGCATAG